In a single window of the Prevotella melaninogenica genome:
- a CDS encoding patatin family protein, translated as MKKGLVLEGGAMRGLFSAGVMDVLMENNIWPDGVIGVSAGAAFGCNMKSKQAGRVIRYNQKLAKDWRYASLRSLLTTGDYFGGEYAYHYMPRHIDYFDVDTFRENPMEFWAVCTNVGTGKAEYKRLMEVDDNCLEYIRASASMPIAARIVTVEGKKLLDGGIADSIPLRFFQEQGYERNLVVLTQPEGFVKEPNSLMPLMRMWLHRHPRVVRALEQRHIMYNEQLAYVREEEKKPNTLVLRPKAKLTIGHFSHDPAMMQATYDQGREVALEHLNEIKELFGVSEMK; from the coding sequence ATGAAGAAAGGACTTGTATTAGAAGGAGGAGCCATGCGCGGCTTGTTTTCTGCTGGCGTAATGGATGTTCTGATGGAAAATAATATATGGCCTGATGGCGTTATAGGAGTTTCTGCAGGTGCTGCCTTTGGTTGTAATATGAAATCAAAGCAGGCAGGACGAGTAATCAGATACAATCAAAAGTTGGCAAAAGACTGGCGTTATGCTTCTCTACGTTCGCTCTTGACAACAGGTGATTACTTTGGTGGTGAATACGCTTACCATTATATGCCTCGTCATATTGATTACTTCGATGTTGATACCTTCCGTGAGAATCCAATGGAGTTTTGGGCTGTATGCACAAACGTTGGAACTGGCAAGGCAGAGTACAAGCGATTGATGGAGGTTGATGATAATTGTTTAGAGTATATTCGTGCCTCTGCATCTATGCCTATTGCTGCTCGTATTGTGACGGTAGAAGGTAAGAAGCTTTTGGATGGTGGCATTGCAGATTCTATCCCTCTCCGCTTCTTTCAGGAGCAAGGCTATGAGCGTAATTTGGTTGTTCTTACTCAGCCAGAGGGTTTTGTGAAGGAACCAAACTCACTGATGCCCCTTATGCGTATGTGGTTACATCGTCATCCACGTGTTGTAAGAGCTTTGGAACAACGCCATATCATGTATAATGAGCAGTTAGCCTACGTTCGTGAAGAAGAAAAGAAGCCCAATACCTTAGTGCTCCGTCCAAAAGCAAAGCTAACAATAGGACATTTCTCACATGACCCAGCAATGATGCAAGCTACTTATGATCAGGGTAGGGAAGTAGCTTTAGAACATCTAAACGAGATAAAAGAATTGTTTGGAGTAAGTGAGATGAAATAA